A genome region from Thermococcus onnurineus NA1 includes the following:
- a CDS encoding HD domain-containing protein codes for MKVIRDAIHGDIVLDEFALRIVDTPEFQRLRRITQLGLAYLAYPSARHTRFEHSLGTFWLAKKIAENNRDTVEGAVAYAALLHDLGHYPFSHTLEALYGSHEENTRRALKEGEIRDVIGERYSLKEFLSLLKHPIVSGDIDADRMDYLVRDAYYTGVAYGLVDLDRLIRNLRYDGEKLIIGQKGIMAAQSLLLARSMMYPTVYQHHVSRIASAMLIKAVELERIREKEVATMDEVDLIARLRGSERDEVRELVKAIDDRRLYKRIVYTNEEFKNVEELKKALEDEFNHLAILDYPPKPKFEEKNAFVEGGQRLSNVSPLVRSLVELKDTHWRWGVYAREDVREEVRQFVMDFLG; via the coding sequence GTGAAAGTCATCCGCGACGCCATTCACGGAGACATAGTCCTGGACGAGTTTGCGCTGAGGATTGTTGACACGCCCGAGTTCCAGAGGCTGAGGAGGATAACCCAGCTTGGGCTGGCGTACCTTGCATATCCATCGGCGAGGCACACGCGCTTTGAGCACTCCCTGGGAACGTTCTGGCTCGCGAAGAAGATAGCGGAGAACAACAGGGATACAGTTGAAGGGGCAGTGGCGTACGCCGCACTGCTCCATGATCTCGGGCACTATCCATTCTCCCACACCCTTGAGGCACTCTACGGGAGCCATGAGGAGAACACGAGGCGGGCTCTGAAAGAGGGCGAAATCCGAGATGTCATAGGGGAGCGCTACTCTCTCAAAGAGTTCCTCAGCCTTCTCAAGCACCCGATAGTGAGCGGGGACATAGACGCCGACAGGATGGACTACCTCGTGAGGGATGCCTACTACACCGGCGTTGCATACGGACTCGTCGACCTCGACAGGCTTATAAGAAACCTCCGCTACGACGGCGAAAAGCTCATCATCGGGCAGAAGGGGATAATGGCCGCTCAGTCGCTGCTCCTCGCGAGGAGCATGATGTATCCAACCGTCTACCAGCACCATGTTTCCAGGATAGCGTCGGCGATGCTCATCAAGGCAGTCGAGCTTGAGAGAATACGTGAGAAAGAGGTCGCCACCATGGACGAGGTTGATTTAATCGCTCGCCTTAGGGGAAGCGAGCGCGATGAGGTCAGGGAGCTGGTGAAGGCCATCGATGACAGGAGGCTCTATAAACGCATAGTTTATACTAATGAAGAGTTCAAGAATGTCGAGGAGCTTAAAAAGGCTCTTGAAGATGAGTTCAACCACTTGGCTATCCTCGACTACCCACCGAAGCCGAAGTTCGAGGAGAAGAATGCATTCGTTGAGGGAGGCCAGAGGTTAAGCAATGTCTCCCCTCTCGTCAGGAGTCTGGTGGAGCTCAAGGACACGCACTGGCGCTGGGGGGTTTACGCAAGGGAGGACGTCAGGGAGGAGGTCAGGCA
- a CDS encoding GTP cyclohydrolase IV — translation MPIFETQEEIPEIRERLHRVGITNLRTVAKINWKGRVYTFLPLFEITIDVPEEKKGIHMSRLVESITEAMSEAVEEEVMEAHSSLEELGKAVIYRLEGKHPHKRAEVWIRTHLIIPRETPASKKTTYEPYDVEVGVIKNEDGSFEKILRVKVIGNTACPHAMANNNGKTHIQRAIGELEVRTAFDEEIALEDMIDVVESSFSHPTYTLLKTVDENAVVQGMYRNPKFVEDVAREIFAKAKKRFKGRIHVRVISNESIHKHDVIAETWS, via the coding sequence ATGCCGATATTCGAGACCCAGGAAGAGATTCCCGAGATTAGAGAGCGCCTTCACCGTGTCGGAATAACAAATCTCCGAACGGTGGCAAAGATAAACTGGAAAGGAAGGGTGTACACTTTCCTCCCGCTCTTTGAGATAACTATCGACGTTCCGGAGGAGAAGAAGGGCATACACATGAGCAGGCTCGTGGAGAGCATAACAGAGGCGATGAGCGAGGCCGTTGAGGAAGAGGTGATGGAAGCTCACAGCTCGCTCGAAGAGCTTGGGAAGGCAGTCATTTATAGGCTCGAAGGCAAGCACCCACACAAGAGGGCTGAGGTCTGGATAAGGACTCACCTCATAATCCCTCGCGAGACTCCGGCGAGCAAAAAGACCACCTACGAGCCCTATGACGTTGAAGTCGGTGTCATCAAGAACGAGGACGGAAGCTTTGAGAAGATTCTGAGGGTTAAGGTTATCGGAAACACCGCCTGTCCGCACGCTATGGCGAACAACAACGGCAAGACGCACATACAGAGGGCGATAGGCGAGCTTGAGGTAAGAACGGCCTTTGACGAGGAGATAGCACTTGAGGATATGATAGACGTCGTTGAGAGCTCCTTCAGCCACCCAACCTACACGCTACTCAAGACGGTAGATGAGAACGCCGTCGTTCAGGGCATGTACAGGAACCCGAAGTTTGTCGAGGACGTTGCGCGCGAGATATTCGCCAAGGCGAAGAAGCGCTTTAAGGGCAGGATTCACGTGAGGGTCATCAGCAACGAGAGCATCCATAAGCACGACGTCATAGCGGAGACGTGGAGCTGA
- a CDS encoding DUF1699 family protein yields MRVEIKARNNAELIRKLNEVLNDEVTEVYINLRPTKEILVRILERAPNVRKISCPPSLYPKVSKKAINALAQMGIELVPEGYPRGRPRKYDERTIREVYNLIRKGITPKEISSRMGIPLRTVYYMIEQIGARQWKE; encoded by the coding sequence ATGAGGGTGGAGATAAAGGCCAGAAACAACGCCGAGCTCATAAGGAAACTCAATGAAGTCTTAAACGACGAGGTTACCGAGGTCTACATCAACCTCCGCCCGACAAAGGAGATACTCGTGAGGATACTTGAGCGTGCGCCGAACGTTAGGAAAATCTCCTGTCCGCCGAGTCTCTATCCCAAGGTCTCGAAAAAAGCGATAAACGCCCTTGCGCAGATGGGCATAGAGCTCGTTCCCGAGGGCTATCCCCGTGGAAGGCCGCGGAAGTACGATGAGCGGACTATCCGCGAGGTTTACAACCTTATACGGAAGGGTATAACCCCCAAGGAGATAAGCTCCCGCATGGGAATTCCGCTAAGGACGGTTTACTACATGATCGAGCAGATAGGTGCTCGGCAATGGAAAGAATGA
- a CDS encoding DUF530 family protein → MTTTEELVAQVNKILDDIGIDMDGLFETFDVPSISYRLKENLSLLQELEEDLSRRVGEATPSVGGFDKRNKDPHIQWIYKKKRNRVLALERLRSAITAHKMALALIAANYTFTLGKRELSIRELKREDIPKVKAIQKPVQLGRVEVLPYLAYSGDVLRLLARESIEVREAFKFIKGKLREKGTVRTRGLRIEVEYWENNRLKKARIDLPTDADIEAELRQRYGRRFRWRVLSFVKTKGVLINNHYTVDNLALAYSVLDPEKGAELLGLDLFRYYFLTSENDREGLGLYPDIKLCIDCHYSIFDLPFRNEPGFKTGHGSMMLIRKCEMEKALVGRRRDITNIPNYLLGGVLLYGMSDYSEEKVAQLLGIPEDELVEAIKKFVISGLHKTLFADTKKFEKFMPKSDRAKQFLALLQG, encoded by the coding sequence ATGACGACGACGGAAGAGCTCGTCGCGCAGGTGAACAAGATACTTGACGACATCGGAATAGACATGGACGGGTTATTCGAGACTTTCGACGTCCCGTCCATTTCTTACCGTTTGAAGGAGAACCTGTCTCTCCTCCAAGAGCTTGAGGAGGATTTATCAAGGCGCGTCGGTGAGGCTACTCCCTCGGTGGGAGGCTTCGACAAGAGGAACAAGGATCCTCACATCCAATGGATATACAAGAAGAAGCGCAACCGTGTTTTGGCCCTTGAAAGGCTTCGCTCGGCCATTACCGCCCACAAGATGGCCCTCGCTTTGATAGCGGCCAACTATACTTTCACCCTTGGAAAGAGGGAGCTCTCAATCAGGGAGCTCAAGAGGGAGGATATTCCAAAGGTTAAGGCCATCCAAAAGCCTGTTCAGCTCGGACGCGTTGAGGTGCTTCCTTATTTGGCGTATTCCGGTGACGTACTTCGCCTTCTGGCAAGGGAGAGCATCGAGGTCAGGGAGGCTTTCAAGTTCATAAAGGGCAAGCTCCGTGAGAAGGGGACAGTGAGAACGAGGGGACTTCGCATCGAGGTCGAGTACTGGGAGAACAACAGACTCAAGAAGGCGCGCATCGATTTGCCCACTGATGCTGACATAGAGGCTGAGCTGAGGCAGCGCTACGGAAGAAGGTTCCGCTGGAGAGTTCTCAGCTTCGTCAAGACGAAGGGCGTTCTCATAAACAACCACTACACTGTTGACAACCTTGCCTTAGCGTATTCCGTCCTCGACCCCGAAAAAGGAGCAGAGCTTCTGGGCCTCGACCTCTTCCGCTACTACTTCCTCACCTCCGAGAACGATAGGGAAGGCCTGGGCCTCTACCCGGATATAAAGCTCTGCATCGACTGCCACTACTCGATCTTCGATCTTCCCTTCAGGAACGAGCCCGGCTTCAAGACAGGCCATGGAAGCATGATGCTCATACGGAAGTGTGAGATGGAGAAGGCCCTCGTTGGCAGGAGGAGAGACATAACCAACATCCCCAACTATTTACTCGGCGGAGTTCTGCTCTACGGCATGAGCGACTACAGCGAGGAGAAGGTGGCCCAGCTCCTCGGTATTCCCGAGGACGAACTTGTCGAGGCCATAAAGAAGTTCGTGATTTCAGGCCTCCACAAGACGCTCTTCGCCGACACCAAGAAGTTCGAGAAGTTCATGCCCAAGAGCGACAGGGCGAAGCAGTTCCTAGCGCTCCTCCAGGGGTGA